From Nicotiana tabacum cultivar K326 chromosome 20, ASM71507v2, whole genome shotgun sequence, one genomic window encodes:
- the LOC107790019 gene encoding uncharacterized protein LOC107790019 isoform X5 yields the protein MDPSGGLSNRGKQEIQPQISVLGMELGRPSDEEEKTLIKDQLFEACMENRWTEVNRLYINDKFVQESKLTKSEDTVLHLAISSYHPHREDSSQQTHLDCIKDMVANIPKENRLCILKQKNEKGNTPLHLAAELGSVPIIACLVNPQEPELIWETNSKGETPLFVAAYRGRLDAFLYLHECCQNEKSRKDPIVLCRRGDGDNILHAAISGEYFKLAFQIINHYGLLVNRLNSEGMSPLHFLSRMPQVFKSGSHFRYIDSIIYYCITVEELKIEKYKTEGIEDTYRRLPDNWKLPDNYQTLVEFLELLWNGTANFLDYIKEICSGKQANKSKALTEETNVKRDKKSPGNQDDPENPPIPGSTGVTNVNRDKKSPGNQDDSKNPPIPATTGVTNVNQDKKSPATTGVTNVNQDKKSRAQGKRNGNLFPANYTTFINFVKLLMKILLIIMGIGLQRTKKLEEKKKHHQWAVKIMKLMIGKEKSYKFYENTGEKPEDKDLYDQGLYKQIGKPPPAPPPTDINLEKAKEPSNIAQIKQPATSSTDNKKKDDIKSVLNTEVSKTKATPLLVASKMGIVEMVTEILKKFPIAIQDTDSDEKNILLLAVEHRQTAVYNWLIGQKYPECVFYHVDKQENNAVHLAASFQKHDLWRIPGTALQLQGERKWYKYVKHTLPKQSYVRYNKKGQTPREIFRETHAMLLKEGTEWLVTTSNSFSVVAALIATVAFATASAVPGGADDYGRPYLESQPAFSVFSISSLVSLCFSVTALVFFLAILTSRCQHSDFEKDLPRKLLLGLTSLFASITAILVSFCAAHFFVLQDKLRKAAFPIYGVTCIPVVFFAFNQFPLYVDLIRSYVQQLPLRSYKVFYTESSGASSSDQKKEGKEKDD from the exons ATGGATCCTTCAGGTGGGTTGAGCAATAGAGGAAAACAAGAAATTCAACCACAGATTTCGGTACTAGGAATGGAATTGGGACGACCTTCCGATGAAGAGGAGAAAACATTAATTAAAGATCAATTATTTGAAGCCTGCATGGAGAATAGGTGGACAGAGGTTAATCGACTGTACATCAACGACAAGTTTGTCCAAGAATCCAAGCTCACTAAATCTGAGGATACTGTTCTTCACTTAGCTATCTCTTCTTACCATCCACATCGAGAAGACTCTTCACAGCAAACTCATCTTGATTGTATTAAGGATATGGTGGCTAATATACCAAAGGAAAATCGATTGTGTATCTTAAAACAGAAGAATGAAAAAGGGAACACACCTCTTCACCTTGCAGCAGAACTCGGAAGTGTCCCCATTATTGCGTGTTTGGTAAACCCACAAGAACCTGAACTCATCTGGGAGACCAATTCAAAAGGGGAAACCCCTCTATTCGTAGCTGCTTATCGCGGCAGGCTAGATGCTTTTCTCTACCTACATGAGTGTTGCCAAAATGAAAAGAGCAGAAAAGATCCAATTGTACTTTGCAGGAGGGGTGATGGGGATAACATTCTACACGCAGCCATCTCTGGCGAGTACTTTA AGTTGGCTTTTCAGATAATAAATCACTATGGGCTACTTGTCAACCGTTTAAACTCAGAGGGCATGTCTCCCCTACACTTCCTATCTAGGATGCCTCAAGTATTCAAAAGTGGAAGCCATTTTCGGTACATAGATAGCATTATCTACTACT GCATAACTGTCGAAGAGCTAAAGATagagaaatataaaactgaaggcATAGAAGACACATATCGTAGACTCCCAGATAACTGGAAGCTCCCAGATAACTACCAAACACTGGTGGAGTTCTTGGAACTACTTTGGAATGGGACCGCAAATTTTCTTG ATTACATTAAGGAAATATGTAGCGGGAAGCAAGCAAACAAGTCTAAAG CTCTTACTGAAGAAACTAATGTGAAGCGAGATAAGAAGTCTCCAG GCAATCAAGATGATCCTGAGAATCCCCCAATTCCAG GATCTACTGGAGTAACTAATGTGAATCGAGACAAGAAGTCTCCAG GCAATCAAGATGATTCCAAGAATCCCCCAATCCCAG CAACTACTGGAGTAACCAATGTGAATCAAGACAAGAAGTCTCCAG CAACTACTGGAGTAACCAATGTGAATCAAGACAAGAAGTCTCGAG CTCAAGGGAAGAGGAATGGCAACTTATTTCCAGCCAACTACACCACCTTTATCAATTTCGTCAAATTACTAATGAAGATTTTGCTAATTATAATGGGTATTG GACTCCAAAGGACAAAGAAATTAGAGGAAAAGAAGAAGCACCACCAATGGGCAGTTAAAATTATGAAGTTGATGATTGGGAAAGAAAAAAGTTACAAATTCTATGAAAATACCGGGGAGAAGCCTGAAGATAAGGACCTCTATGATCAAGGCCTCTATAAACAAATTGGAAAACCTCCTCCAGCACCCCCTCCAACAGATATTAatttagaaaaagcaaaagaaccTAGTAACATTGCACAGATCAAGCAACCAGCAACCTCAAGCACAGATAACAAAAAGAAAGATGATATCAAATCTG TTCTAAATACAGAGGTGTCGAAGACCAAGGCGACACCCCTATTAGTGGCATCAAAGATGGGTATCGTAGAGATGGTGACGGAGATCCTTAAAAAGTTCCCAATAGCCATTCAAGATACGGATTCTGATGAGAAGAATATCTTGCTTTTGGCTGTAGAGCATAGGCAAACAGCCGTCTATAACTGGTTAATAGGACAAAAGTATCCAGAGTGTGTGTTTTATCATGTGGACAAACAAGAAAACAATGCAGTACACTTAGCTGCATCGTTTCAGAAGCACGACTTGTGGCGCATCCCTGGTACTGCGTTACAGTTGCAAGGCGAAAGGAAGTGGTACAAG TATGTGAAGCACACTTTGCCAAAGCAATCATATGTCCGTTATAATAAAAAAGGTCAGACACCAAGAGAGATCTTCAGAGAGACGCATGCAATGTTACTCAAAGAAGGCACTGAGTGGCTTGTCACAACCTCAAATTCGTTCTCTGTCGTTGCGGCACTGATTGCTACAGTTGCATTTGCTACAGCTTCTGCAGTCCCAGGCGGAGCCGATGATTATGGCCGTCCATACCTTGAAAGTCAACCTGCTTTTTCAGTATTTTCTATCTCATCACTTGTTTCTCTTTGCTTCTCTGTCACGGCCCTGGTGTTTTTTCTAGCTATCCTCACATCTCGATGCCAACACAGTGATTTCGAGAAAGACTTGCCAAGAAAGTTGCTCCTAGGATTAACTTCGCTTTTTGCATCAATAACTGCTATCTTGGTCTCATTCTGCGCTGCGCATTTCTTTGTCCTCCAGGATAAATTAAGGAAAGCAGCATTTCCAATATACGGGGTGACATGCATACCTGTGGTGTTTTTTGCATTTAATCAATTCCCTCTCTATGTTGATCTCATAAGGTCATACGTCCAACAGCTACCACTTCGTAGCTACAAGGTGTTTTATACCGAGTCCTCAGGCGCAAGTAGTTCAGATCAGAAGAAAGAAGGTAAAGAGAAGGATGATTGA
- the LOC107790019 gene encoding uncharacterized protein LOC107790019 isoform X6: MDPSGGLSNRGKQEIQPQISVLGMELGRPSDEEEKTLIKDQLFEACMENRWTEVNRLYINDKFVQESKLTKSEDTVLHLAISSYHPHREDSSQQTHLDCIKDMVANIPKENRLCILKQKNEKGNTPLHLAAELGSVPIIACLVNPQEPELIWETNSKGETPLFVAAYRGRLDAFLYLHECCQNEKSRKDPIVLCRRGDGDNILHAAISGEYFKLAFQIINHYGLLVNRLNSEGMSPLHFLSRMPQVFKSGSHFRYIDSIIYYCITVEELKIEKYKTEGIEDTYRRLPDNWKLPDNYQTLVEFLELLWNGTANFLDYIKEICSGKQANKSKALTEETNVKRDKKSPGSTGVTNVNRDKKSPGNQDDSKNPPIPATTGVTNVNQDKKSPGNQDDPENPPTPATTGVTNVNQDKKSRAQGKRNGNLFPANYTTFINFVKLLMKILLIIMGIGLQRTKKLEEKKKHHQWAVKIMKLMIGKEKSYKFYENTGEKPEDKDLYDQGLYKQIGKPPPAPPPTDINLEKAKEPSNIAQIKQPATSSTDNKKKDDIKSVLNTEVSKTKATPLLVASKMGIVEMVTEILKKFPIAIQDTDSDEKNILLLAVEHRQTAVYNWLIGQKYPECVFYHVDKQENNAVHLAASFQKHDLWRIPGTALQLQGERKWYKYVKHTLPKQSYVRYNKKGQTPREIFRETHAMLLKEGTEWLVTTSNSFSVVAALIATVAFATASAVPGGADDYGRPYLESQPAFSVFSISSLVSLCFSVTALVFFLAILTSRCQHSDFEKDLPRKLLLGLTSLFASITAILVSFCAAHFFVLQDKLRKAAFPIYGVTCIPVVFFAFNQFPLYVDLIRSYVQQLPLRSYKVFYTESSGASSSDQKKEGKEKDD; this comes from the exons ATGGATCCTTCAGGTGGGTTGAGCAATAGAGGAAAACAAGAAATTCAACCACAGATTTCGGTACTAGGAATGGAATTGGGACGACCTTCCGATGAAGAGGAGAAAACATTAATTAAAGATCAATTATTTGAAGCCTGCATGGAGAATAGGTGGACAGAGGTTAATCGACTGTACATCAACGACAAGTTTGTCCAAGAATCCAAGCTCACTAAATCTGAGGATACTGTTCTTCACTTAGCTATCTCTTCTTACCATCCACATCGAGAAGACTCTTCACAGCAAACTCATCTTGATTGTATTAAGGATATGGTGGCTAATATACCAAAGGAAAATCGATTGTGTATCTTAAAACAGAAGAATGAAAAAGGGAACACACCTCTTCACCTTGCAGCAGAACTCGGAAGTGTCCCCATTATTGCGTGTTTGGTAAACCCACAAGAACCTGAACTCATCTGGGAGACCAATTCAAAAGGGGAAACCCCTCTATTCGTAGCTGCTTATCGCGGCAGGCTAGATGCTTTTCTCTACCTACATGAGTGTTGCCAAAATGAAAAGAGCAGAAAAGATCCAATTGTACTTTGCAGGAGGGGTGATGGGGATAACATTCTACACGCAGCCATCTCTGGCGAGTACTTTA AGTTGGCTTTTCAGATAATAAATCACTATGGGCTACTTGTCAACCGTTTAAACTCAGAGGGCATGTCTCCCCTACACTTCCTATCTAGGATGCCTCAAGTATTCAAAAGTGGAAGCCATTTTCGGTACATAGATAGCATTATCTACTACT GCATAACTGTCGAAGAGCTAAAGATagagaaatataaaactgaaggcATAGAAGACACATATCGTAGACTCCCAGATAACTGGAAGCTCCCAGATAACTACCAAACACTGGTGGAGTTCTTGGAACTACTTTGGAATGGGACCGCAAATTTTCTTG ATTACATTAAGGAAATATGTAGCGGGAAGCAAGCAAACAAGTCTAAAG CTCTTACTGAAGAAACTAATGTGAAGCGAGATAAGAAGTCTCCAG GATCTACTGGAGTAACTAATGTGAATCGAGACAAGAAGTCTCCAG GCAATCAAGATGATTCCAAGAATCCCCCAATCCCAG CAACTACTGGAGTAACCAATGTGAATCAAGACAAGAAGTCTCCAG GCAATCAAGATGATCCCGAGAATCCCCCAACCCCAG CAACTACTGGAGTAACCAATGTGAATCAAGACAAGAAGTCTCGAG CTCAAGGGAAGAGGAATGGCAACTTATTTCCAGCCAACTACACCACCTTTATCAATTTCGTCAAATTACTAATGAAGATTTTGCTAATTATAATGGGTATTG GACTCCAAAGGACAAAGAAATTAGAGGAAAAGAAGAAGCACCACCAATGGGCAGTTAAAATTATGAAGTTGATGATTGGGAAAGAAAAAAGTTACAAATTCTATGAAAATACCGGGGAGAAGCCTGAAGATAAGGACCTCTATGATCAAGGCCTCTATAAACAAATTGGAAAACCTCCTCCAGCACCCCCTCCAACAGATATTAatttagaaaaagcaaaagaaccTAGTAACATTGCACAGATCAAGCAACCAGCAACCTCAAGCACAGATAACAAAAAGAAAGATGATATCAAATCTG TTCTAAATACAGAGGTGTCGAAGACCAAGGCGACACCCCTATTAGTGGCATCAAAGATGGGTATCGTAGAGATGGTGACGGAGATCCTTAAAAAGTTCCCAATAGCCATTCAAGATACGGATTCTGATGAGAAGAATATCTTGCTTTTGGCTGTAGAGCATAGGCAAACAGCCGTCTATAACTGGTTAATAGGACAAAAGTATCCAGAGTGTGTGTTTTATCATGTGGACAAACAAGAAAACAATGCAGTACACTTAGCTGCATCGTTTCAGAAGCACGACTTGTGGCGCATCCCTGGTACTGCGTTACAGTTGCAAGGCGAAAGGAAGTGGTACAAG TATGTGAAGCACACTTTGCCAAAGCAATCATATGTCCGTTATAATAAAAAAGGTCAGACACCAAGAGAGATCTTCAGAGAGACGCATGCAATGTTACTCAAAGAAGGCACTGAGTGGCTTGTCACAACCTCAAATTCGTTCTCTGTCGTTGCGGCACTGATTGCTACAGTTGCATTTGCTACAGCTTCTGCAGTCCCAGGCGGAGCCGATGATTATGGCCGTCCATACCTTGAAAGTCAACCTGCTTTTTCAGTATTTTCTATCTCATCACTTGTTTCTCTTTGCTTCTCTGTCACGGCCCTGGTGTTTTTTCTAGCTATCCTCACATCTCGATGCCAACACAGTGATTTCGAGAAAGACTTGCCAAGAAAGTTGCTCCTAGGATTAACTTCGCTTTTTGCATCAATAACTGCTATCTTGGTCTCATTCTGCGCTGCGCATTTCTTTGTCCTCCAGGATAAATTAAGGAAAGCAGCATTTCCAATATACGGGGTGACATGCATACCTGTGGTGTTTTTTGCATTTAATCAATTCCCTCTCTATGTTGATCTCATAAGGTCATACGTCCAACAGCTACCACTTCGTAGCTACAAGGTGTTTTATACCGAGTCCTCAGGCGCAAGTAGTTCAGATCAGAAGAAAGAAGGTAAAGAGAAGGATGATTGA
- the LOC107790019 gene encoding uncharacterized protein LOC107790019 isoform X9 yields MDPSGGLSNRGKQEIQPQISVLGMELGRPSDEEEKTLIKDQLFEACMENRWTEVNRLYINDKFVQESKLTKSEDTVLHLAISSYHPHREDSSQQTHLDCIKDMVANIPKENRLCILKQKNEKGNTPLHLAAELGSVPIIACLVNPQEPELIWETNSKGETPLFVAAYRGRLDAFLYLHECCQNEKSRKDPIVLCRRGDGDNILHAAISGEYFKLAFQIINHYGLLVNRLNSEGMSPLHFLSRMPQVFKSGSHFRYIDSIIYYCITVEELKIEKYKTEGIEDTYRRLPDNWKLPDNYQTLVEFLELLWNGTANFLDYIKEICSGKQANKSKALTEETNVKRDKKSPGSTGVTNVNRDKKSPGNQDDSKNPPIPATTGVTNVNQDKKSPATTGVTNVNQDKKSRAQGKRNGNLFPANYTTFINFVKLLMKILLIIMGIGLQRTKKLEEKKKHHQWAVKIMKLMIGKEKSYKFYENTGEKPEDKDLYDQGLYKQIGKPPPAPPPTDINLEKAKEPSNIAQIKQPATSSTDNKKKDDIKSVLNTEVSKTKATPLLVASKMGIVEMVTEILKKFPIAIQDTDSDEKNILLLAVEHRQTAVYNWLIGQKYPECVFYHVDKQENNAVHLAASFQKHDLWRIPGTALQLQGERKWYKYVKHTLPKQSYVRYNKKGQTPREIFRETHAMLLKEGTEWLVTTSNSFSVVAALIATVAFATASAVPGGADDYGRPYLESQPAFSVFSISSLVSLCFSVTALVFFLAILTSRCQHSDFEKDLPRKLLLGLTSLFASITAILVSFCAAHFFVLQDKLRKAAFPIYGVTCIPVVFFAFNQFPLYVDLIRSYVQQLPLRSYKVFYTESSGASSSDQKKEGKEKDD; encoded by the exons ATGGATCCTTCAGGTGGGTTGAGCAATAGAGGAAAACAAGAAATTCAACCACAGATTTCGGTACTAGGAATGGAATTGGGACGACCTTCCGATGAAGAGGAGAAAACATTAATTAAAGATCAATTATTTGAAGCCTGCATGGAGAATAGGTGGACAGAGGTTAATCGACTGTACATCAACGACAAGTTTGTCCAAGAATCCAAGCTCACTAAATCTGAGGATACTGTTCTTCACTTAGCTATCTCTTCTTACCATCCACATCGAGAAGACTCTTCACAGCAAACTCATCTTGATTGTATTAAGGATATGGTGGCTAATATACCAAAGGAAAATCGATTGTGTATCTTAAAACAGAAGAATGAAAAAGGGAACACACCTCTTCACCTTGCAGCAGAACTCGGAAGTGTCCCCATTATTGCGTGTTTGGTAAACCCACAAGAACCTGAACTCATCTGGGAGACCAATTCAAAAGGGGAAACCCCTCTATTCGTAGCTGCTTATCGCGGCAGGCTAGATGCTTTTCTCTACCTACATGAGTGTTGCCAAAATGAAAAGAGCAGAAAAGATCCAATTGTACTTTGCAGGAGGGGTGATGGGGATAACATTCTACACGCAGCCATCTCTGGCGAGTACTTTA AGTTGGCTTTTCAGATAATAAATCACTATGGGCTACTTGTCAACCGTTTAAACTCAGAGGGCATGTCTCCCCTACACTTCCTATCTAGGATGCCTCAAGTATTCAAAAGTGGAAGCCATTTTCGGTACATAGATAGCATTATCTACTACT GCATAACTGTCGAAGAGCTAAAGATagagaaatataaaactgaaggcATAGAAGACACATATCGTAGACTCCCAGATAACTGGAAGCTCCCAGATAACTACCAAACACTGGTGGAGTTCTTGGAACTACTTTGGAATGGGACCGCAAATTTTCTTG ATTACATTAAGGAAATATGTAGCGGGAAGCAAGCAAACAAGTCTAAAG CTCTTACTGAAGAAACTAATGTGAAGCGAGATAAGAAGTCTCCAG GATCTACTGGAGTAACTAATGTGAATCGAGACAAGAAGTCTCCAG GCAATCAAGATGATTCCAAGAATCCCCCAATCCCAG CAACTACTGGAGTAACCAATGTGAATCAAGACAAGAAGTCTCCAG CAACTACTGGAGTAACCAATGTGAATCAAGACAAGAAGTCTCGAG CTCAAGGGAAGAGGAATGGCAACTTATTTCCAGCCAACTACACCACCTTTATCAATTTCGTCAAATTACTAATGAAGATTTTGCTAATTATAATGGGTATTG GACTCCAAAGGACAAAGAAATTAGAGGAAAAGAAGAAGCACCACCAATGGGCAGTTAAAATTATGAAGTTGATGATTGGGAAAGAAAAAAGTTACAAATTCTATGAAAATACCGGGGAGAAGCCTGAAGATAAGGACCTCTATGATCAAGGCCTCTATAAACAAATTGGAAAACCTCCTCCAGCACCCCCTCCAACAGATATTAatttagaaaaagcaaaagaaccTAGTAACATTGCACAGATCAAGCAACCAGCAACCTCAAGCACAGATAACAAAAAGAAAGATGATATCAAATCTG TTCTAAATACAGAGGTGTCGAAGACCAAGGCGACACCCCTATTAGTGGCATCAAAGATGGGTATCGTAGAGATGGTGACGGAGATCCTTAAAAAGTTCCCAATAGCCATTCAAGATACGGATTCTGATGAGAAGAATATCTTGCTTTTGGCTGTAGAGCATAGGCAAACAGCCGTCTATAACTGGTTAATAGGACAAAAGTATCCAGAGTGTGTGTTTTATCATGTGGACAAACAAGAAAACAATGCAGTACACTTAGCTGCATCGTTTCAGAAGCACGACTTGTGGCGCATCCCTGGTACTGCGTTACAGTTGCAAGGCGAAAGGAAGTGGTACAAG TATGTGAAGCACACTTTGCCAAAGCAATCATATGTCCGTTATAATAAAAAAGGTCAGACACCAAGAGAGATCTTCAGAGAGACGCATGCAATGTTACTCAAAGAAGGCACTGAGTGGCTTGTCACAACCTCAAATTCGTTCTCTGTCGTTGCGGCACTGATTGCTACAGTTGCATTTGCTACAGCTTCTGCAGTCCCAGGCGGAGCCGATGATTATGGCCGTCCATACCTTGAAAGTCAACCTGCTTTTTCAGTATTTTCTATCTCATCACTTGTTTCTCTTTGCTTCTCTGTCACGGCCCTGGTGTTTTTTCTAGCTATCCTCACATCTCGATGCCAACACAGTGATTTCGAGAAAGACTTGCCAAGAAAGTTGCTCCTAGGATTAACTTCGCTTTTTGCATCAATAACTGCTATCTTGGTCTCATTCTGCGCTGCGCATTTCTTTGTCCTCCAGGATAAATTAAGGAAAGCAGCATTTCCAATATACGGGGTGACATGCATACCTGTGGTGTTTTTTGCATTTAATCAATTCCCTCTCTATGTTGATCTCATAAGGTCATACGTCCAACAGCTACCACTTCGTAGCTACAAGGTGTTTTATACCGAGTCCTCAGGCGCAAGTAGTTCAGATCAGAAGAAAGAAGGTAAAGAGAAGGATGATTGA
- the LOC107790019 gene encoding uncharacterized protein LOC107790019 isoform X7 → MDPSGGLSNRGKQEIQPQISVLGMELGRPSDEEEKTLIKDQLFEACMENRWTEVNRLYINDKFVQESKLTKSEDTVLHLAISSYHPHREDSSQQTHLDCIKDMVANIPKENRLCILKQKNEKGNTPLHLAAELGSVPIIACLVNPQEPELIWETNSKGETPLFVAAYRGRLDAFLYLHECCQNEKSRKDPIVLCRRGDGDNILHAAISGEYFKLAFQIINHYGLLVNRLNSEGMSPLHFLSRMPQVFKSGSHFRYIDSIIYYCITVEELKIEKYKTEGIEDTYRRLPDNWKLPDNYQTLVEFLELLWNGTANFLDYIKEICSGKQANKSKALTEETNVKRDKKSPGNQDDPENPPIPGSTGVTNVNRDKKSPGNQDDSKNPPIPATTGVTNVNQDKKSPATTGVTNVNQDKKSRAQGKRNGNLFPANYTTFINFVKLLMKILLIIMGIGLQRTKKLEEKKKHHQWAVKIMKLMIGKEKSYKFYENTGEKPEDKDLYDQGLYKQIGKPPPAPPPTDINLEKAKEPSNIAQIKQPATSSTDNKKKDDIKSEVSKTKATPLLVASKMGIVEMVTEILKKFPIAIQDTDSDEKNILLLAVEHRQTAVYNWLIGQKYPECVFYHVDKQENNAVHLAASFQKHDLWRIPGTALQLQGERKWYKYVKHTLPKQSYVRYNKKGQTPREIFRETHAMLLKEGTEWLVTTSNSFSVVAALIATVAFATASAVPGGADDYGRPYLESQPAFSVFSISSLVSLCFSVTALVFFLAILTSRCQHSDFEKDLPRKLLLGLTSLFASITAILVSFCAAHFFVLQDKLRKAAFPIYGVTCIPVVFFAFNQFPLYVDLIRSYVQQLPLRSYKVFYTESSGASSSDQKKEGKEKDD, encoded by the exons ATGGATCCTTCAGGTGGGTTGAGCAATAGAGGAAAACAAGAAATTCAACCACAGATTTCGGTACTAGGAATGGAATTGGGACGACCTTCCGATGAAGAGGAGAAAACATTAATTAAAGATCAATTATTTGAAGCCTGCATGGAGAATAGGTGGACAGAGGTTAATCGACTGTACATCAACGACAAGTTTGTCCAAGAATCCAAGCTCACTAAATCTGAGGATACTGTTCTTCACTTAGCTATCTCTTCTTACCATCCACATCGAGAAGACTCTTCACAGCAAACTCATCTTGATTGTATTAAGGATATGGTGGCTAATATACCAAAGGAAAATCGATTGTGTATCTTAAAACAGAAGAATGAAAAAGGGAACACACCTCTTCACCTTGCAGCAGAACTCGGAAGTGTCCCCATTATTGCGTGTTTGGTAAACCCACAAGAACCTGAACTCATCTGGGAGACCAATTCAAAAGGGGAAACCCCTCTATTCGTAGCTGCTTATCGCGGCAGGCTAGATGCTTTTCTCTACCTACATGAGTGTTGCCAAAATGAAAAGAGCAGAAAAGATCCAATTGTACTTTGCAGGAGGGGTGATGGGGATAACATTCTACACGCAGCCATCTCTGGCGAGTACTTTA AGTTGGCTTTTCAGATAATAAATCACTATGGGCTACTTGTCAACCGTTTAAACTCAGAGGGCATGTCTCCCCTACACTTCCTATCTAGGATGCCTCAAGTATTCAAAAGTGGAAGCCATTTTCGGTACATAGATAGCATTATCTACTACT GCATAACTGTCGAAGAGCTAAAGATagagaaatataaaactgaaggcATAGAAGACACATATCGTAGACTCCCAGATAACTGGAAGCTCCCAGATAACTACCAAACACTGGTGGAGTTCTTGGAACTACTTTGGAATGGGACCGCAAATTTTCTTG ATTACATTAAGGAAATATGTAGCGGGAAGCAAGCAAACAAGTCTAAAG CTCTTACTGAAGAAACTAATGTGAAGCGAGATAAGAAGTCTCCAG GCAATCAAGATGATCCTGAGAATCCCCCAATTCCAG GATCTACTGGAGTAACTAATGTGAATCGAGACAAGAAGTCTCCAG GCAATCAAGATGATTCCAAGAATCCCCCAATCCCAG CAACTACTGGAGTAACCAATGTGAATCAAGACAAGAAGTCTCCAG CAACTACTGGAGTAACCAATGTGAATCAAGACAAGAAGTCTCGAG CTCAAGGGAAGAGGAATGGCAACTTATTTCCAGCCAACTACACCACCTTTATCAATTTCGTCAAATTACTAATGAAGATTTTGCTAATTATAATGGGTATTG GACTCCAAAGGACAAAGAAATTAGAGGAAAAGAAGAAGCACCACCAATGGGCAGTTAAAATTATGAAGTTGATGATTGGGAAAGAAAAAAGTTACAAATTCTATGAAAATACCGGGGAGAAGCCTGAAGATAAGGACCTCTATGATCAAGGCCTCTATAAACAAATTGGAAAACCTCCTCCAGCACCCCCTCCAACAGATATTAatttagaaaaagcaaaagaaccTAGTAACATTGCACAGATCAAGCAACCAGCAACCTCAAGCACAGATAACAAAAAGAAAGATGATATCAAATCTG AGGTGTCGAAGACCAAGGCGACACCCCTATTAGTGGCATCAAAGATGGGTATCGTAGAGATGGTGACGGAGATCCTTAAAAAGTTCCCAATAGCCATTCAAGATACGGATTCTGATGAGAAGAATATCTTGCTTTTGGCTGTAGAGCATAGGCAAACAGCCGTCTATAACTGGTTAATAGGACAAAAGTATCCAGAGTGTGTGTTTTATCATGTGGACAAACAAGAAAACAATGCAGTACACTTAGCTGCATCGTTTCAGAAGCACGACTTGTGGCGCATCCCTGGTACTGCGTTACAGTTGCAAGGCGAAAGGAAGTGGTACAAG TATGTGAAGCACACTTTGCCAAAGCAATCATATGTCCGTTATAATAAAAAAGGTCAGACACCAAGAGAGATCTTCAGAGAGACGCATGCAATGTTACTCAAAGAAGGCACTGAGTGGCTTGTCACAACCTCAAATTCGTTCTCTGTCGTTGCGGCACTGATTGCTACAGTTGCATTTGCTACAGCTTCTGCAGTCCCAGGCGGAGCCGATGATTATGGCCGTCCATACCTTGAAAGTCAACCTGCTTTTTCAGTATTTTCTATCTCATCACTTGTTTCTCTTTGCTTCTCTGTCACGGCCCTGGTGTTTTTTCTAGCTATCCTCACATCTCGATGCCAACACAGTGATTTCGAGAAAGACTTGCCAAGAAAGTTGCTCCTAGGATTAACTTCGCTTTTTGCATCAATAACTGCTATCTTGGTCTCATTCTGCGCTGCGCATTTCTTTGTCCTCCAGGATAAATTAAGGAAAGCAGCATTTCCAATATACGGGGTGACATGCATACCTGTGGTGTTTTTTGCATTTAATCAATTCCCTCTCTATGTTGATCTCATAAGGTCATACGTCCAACAGCTACCACTTCGTAGCTACAAGGTGTTTTATACCGAGTCCTCAGGCGCAAGTAGTTCAGATCAGAAGAAAGAAGGTAAAGAGAAGGATGATTGA